A stretch of Cryptococcus decagattii chromosome 7, complete sequence DNA encodes these proteins:
- a CDS encoding rRNA-processing protein CGR1, translating to MPAEPSSSAQTTAPVVVSVAPSKNGRTPGKAHKSAKTALRRSYISPSVKTPFEKRMEKEKAQQAAKQLEKELKEEKETDRQRKINIIKERRARKEEKQREEELRAKMSAKKLQRMKKREGRSKKING from the exons ATGCCTGCCGAgccttcatcctccgccCAAACCACTGCCCCTGTTGTTGTCTCTGTCGCTCCCTCAAAGAATGGCCGAACTCCAGGCAAGGCTCACAAATCTGCCAAAACTGCTCTCCGAAGATCATACATCAGCCCCTCTGTCAAGACACCTTTTGAAAAGCGaatggaaaaggagaaggctcAACAAGCTGCTAAACAGCTCGAAAAGGAGCtcaaggaagagaaggagaccGACAGGCAACG GAAAATAAACATCATCAAGGAGCGACGagcgaggaaagaggaaaagcagagggaagaggaattgAGGGCCAAGATGTCCGCAAAGAAGTTgcaaaggatgaagaag AGGGAAGGCAGGTCAAAAAAGATCAATGGGTAA